The Alcaligenes aquatilis genome contains the following window.
GGCGTCAGCCAAAGCGCGGCCCAATTGGCGTGCCATCATAGTGGGGTCGCGATGCGCGCCACCGATAGGTTCATTGATCACGCGATCAACCAGACCCAGTTCTTTCAAACGCGGGGCAGTGATGGCTAGCGCTTCAGCCGCCACAGGAGCTTTGTCCGCGCTACGCCACAAAATTGAGGCGCAACCTTCGGGCGAGATGACGGCGTAGGTGGAGTATTGCAACATGGACACCACATCTCCCACAGCAATGGCCAACGCGCCGCCCGAACCGCCTTCACCAATAATAGTGGAGATGATAGGCACACGCAGTTTGGCCATGGCAAACAGGTTATGGCCGATCGCTTCGGACTGGCCACGCTCTTCAGCACCAATACCGGGGTAAGCACCGGGGGTGTCCACGAACGTGAAAACCGGAATGCCGAATTTTTCTGCCAGATGCATCAGGCGCAAGGCTTTGCGATAACCTTCGGGGCGCGGCATGCCAAAGTTGCGGCGGGCGCGCTCTTTGGTATCACGACCTTTCTGATGACCAATGACCATGCACGGTGTGCCGTTGAAACGGGCCAGACCACCCACAATAGCCAGGTCATCCGCGTACATGCGGTCGCCATGTAACTCATGAAAGTCCGAGAAGATCTGGTTTACATAGTCCAGCGTGTAGGGACGTTGCGGATGGCGAGCAACCAGGGCCGTTTGCCAAGGCGTGAGCTTGGCGTAAATATTTTTGGCCAGCGTCTGGCTTTTTTGCTGCAGACGGCTGAGTTCCTCTGAAATATCCACAGCGGAATCAGATTGCACGTAGCGGAGCTCTTCGATTTTGCCTTCGAGCTCGGCCAAAGGCTGCTCAAATTCCAGGAATGTATTTCGCATGTCGGTTCTTAAGGTTTAGGCCTAATTTAATATCGTACCGCAACTGTGTTCAGACTGCGCCACAGATGCCAGGTGGCCACCGTGCACCACGGTGCCCACGCTTGGGCAACTTCACGCGCCTCGAACCGGGATACCGGCTCGCCGCTGAAATAGTGCAGAGAGATTGCCTTGAGCAGGCCCGCATCATCCAAAGGGAGAACATCGGGTCTGTGCAAGTTGAAAATCAGAAACATATCTGCCGTCCAGCGACCCACGCCACGAATGGCGCACAGATCAGCAATAACGGCTTCGTCAGA
Protein-coding sequences here:
- a CDS encoding acetyl-CoA carboxylase carboxyltransferase subunit alpha, which gives rise to MRNTFLEFEQPLAELEGKIEELRYVQSDSAVDISEELSRLQQKSQTLAKNIYAKLTPWQTALVARHPQRPYTLDYVNQIFSDFHELHGDRMYADDLAIVGGLARFNGTPCMVIGHQKGRDTKERARRNFGMPRPEGYRKALRLMHLAEKFGIPVFTFVDTPGAYPGIGAEERGQSEAIGHNLFAMAKLRVPIISTIIGEGGSGGALAIAVGDVVSMLQYSTYAVISPEGCASILWRSADKAPVAAEALAITAPRLKELGLVDRVINEPIGGAHRDPTMMARQLGRALADALRQVSGLSTEQLLAQRMERLLAYGRYQEVRA